The following are encoded in a window of Novosphingobium sp. ZN18A2 genomic DNA:
- the istB gene encoding IS21-like element helper ATPase IstB has translation MMAVDHETLIAMLDRLKLTAIRDQLDTLLDEAARSDMTLREALAFLVGREIARRDERRISMASKIAQFPFVRELDGFEFDAQPSLDPGQIRELATCRWIAHGDTTLFLGPPGTGKTHLAVALGREAIRQNYSVQFVTAATLVALLAKAHMDGNLDKQLTLLSRPKLLIIDELGYLPFEADAAHLFFQLVSRRYEKGSILITSNRSVGEWGSVFGDPVVATAILDRLLHHSTVITIRGDSYRLREKRRSGLLQKAGSALDNTATAPQ, from the coding sequence GTGATGGCAGTCGATCACGAGACCCTCATCGCCATGCTGGACCGGCTGAAGCTGACCGCAATCCGCGATCAGCTGGATACGCTGCTCGACGAAGCCGCACGCTCGGACATGACCTTGCGCGAAGCGCTCGCGTTCCTGGTCGGACGCGAAATCGCTCGGCGCGATGAACGGCGGATCTCCATGGCGAGCAAGATCGCCCAGTTCCCCTTCGTGCGCGAACTCGACGGCTTCGAGTTCGATGCGCAGCCTTCGCTGGATCCAGGGCAAATCCGGGAACTGGCGACGTGCCGCTGGATCGCACACGGTGACACGACGCTGTTCCTGGGGCCGCCCGGGACGGGGAAAACGCACTTGGCGGTGGCGCTGGGACGTGAGGCGATCCGGCAGAACTACTCGGTCCAGTTCGTCACGGCAGCAACGCTCGTGGCCCTTCTGGCCAAAGCCCACATGGACGGGAATCTCGATAAGCAACTCACGTTGCTGAGCCGGCCGAAACTGCTGATCATTGATGAACTCGGCTACTTGCCGTTCGAAGCCGACGCGGCTCACCTGTTCTTCCAGCTGGTATCGCGCCGTTACGAGAAGGGATCGATCCTGATCACCTCAAACCGTTCGGTCGGCGAATGGGGCAGCGTGTTCGGCGATCCGGTCGTCGCAACCGCGATCCTGGATCGCCTGCTCCACCACTCCACCGTGATCACCATCCGCGGGGACAGCTACCGACTTCGCGAAAAGCGCAGATCCGGCCTTCTGCAGAAGGCCGGATCTGCGCTCGACAACACCGCAACCGCACCGCAATGA
- a CDS encoding TIGR04255 family protein codes for MNNAPENDALPQKLTNDAILEAVLDIRFEYDSKRVSEVFFGQIALMPEWKGFTQARSAVADIPESIRRTQSDLRYQSAFQLTGPDGRIAVQVGPQVFVYSRRGAYPGWDEAFWPELEMAIDHLFNVVPNLSITRLGLRYINALRSDLHEIKSVIDLNLGITVAGEPIENNLNVNYVTRVGSPFETVTRIASVDRAQGQVPENTTVIVDIDVYTPSGFETRIADSVKDWVDEAHKKEKESFFSILGKDVTNRLREI; via the coding sequence GTGAATAACGCGCCAGAGAACGACGCCCTCCCGCAGAAACTCACCAATGACGCGATCTTAGAAGCCGTATTGGACATAAGGTTCGAATACGACAGCAAGCGGGTTTCCGAGGTCTTTTTCGGGCAAATTGCTTTAATGCCAGAATGGAAAGGCTTCACGCAGGCCCGTTCTGCGGTCGCCGACATCCCGGAGTCCATCCGACGCACGCAAAGCGACCTACGATACCAGTCAGCGTTTCAACTAACTGGCCCAGACGGCAGGATCGCAGTGCAAGTCGGCCCTCAAGTATTTGTTTACTCCCGGCGCGGAGCATACCCCGGATGGGACGAAGCCTTTTGGCCGGAACTTGAGATGGCAATCGATCATCTCTTTAACGTGGTGCCGAATTTGTCGATAACACGACTAGGACTACGTTACATCAATGCACTGCGCTCCGATTTGCACGAAATTAAAAGCGTAATTGATCTAAATCTGGGCATAACCGTCGCTGGAGAGCCAATCGAAAACAACCTTAACGTCAATTATGTGACACGGGTGGGGTCACCATTCGAGACTGTAACGCGGATAGCAAGTGTTGATCGCGCACAGGGGCAAGTCCCAGAAAATACGACAGTAATAGTTGATATCGACGTCTATACGCCTTCTGGATTTGAGACCAGGATCGCAGATTCTGTGAAAGATTGGGTAGACGAAGCTCACAAAAAAGAAAAAGAAAGTTTCTTCTCTATTCTTGGAAAAGACGTAACAAATAGATTAAGAGAAATATAA